Proteins encoded within one genomic window of Legionella sp. PC997:
- the surE gene encoding 5'/3'-nucleotidase SurE produces MKVLISNDDGVYAPGINKLANELSTFVSIEVVAPDRNRSGASNSLTLSRPIKVKKLDNGYYSVEGTPTDCVHLAVTGFLDTEFDMVVSGINDGANLGDDILYSGTVAAAMEGRYLGLPALAISMVGENIQHYDTAATIAKQLVMKLSKHRLPSQTILNVNVPNLPLDKIKGMQVTRLGTRHGAEPVVKDQDPRGRPIYWIGLPGAEADAGPGTDFYAISEGYVSITPLHLDMTNYKLFDQLANWLDGINIQFA; encoded by the coding sequence ATGAAAGTACTAATAAGTAATGATGATGGGGTTTATGCACCTGGAATTAATAAACTAGCCAATGAACTATCGACTTTCGTCTCAATTGAAGTAGTTGCTCCAGATAGAAACAGAAGTGGCGCGAGTAATTCTTTAACTTTGTCACGTCCAATCAAAGTCAAAAAATTGGATAATGGCTATTATAGTGTTGAAGGAACCCCAACTGACTGTGTGCACCTAGCAGTAACTGGTTTTTTGGATACTGAGTTCGATATGGTTGTTTCTGGGATTAATGATGGGGCTAACTTAGGCGATGATATTCTTTATTCAGGCACAGTAGCTGCAGCCATGGAAGGTCGTTATCTAGGATTGCCTGCCCTGGCGATATCTATGGTAGGGGAGAATATCCAGCATTATGATACGGCAGCGACAATTGCGAAACAGTTGGTGATGAAGTTAAGTAAACATCGCTTGCCTTCCCAAACCATTTTAAATGTTAATGTTCCTAATCTGCCCTTGGACAAAATTAAAGGGATGCAAGTAACTCGTTTGGGAACGAGACATGGCGCTGAGCCTGTAGTAAAAGATCAGGATCCCAGAGGACGCCCAATCTATTGGATAGGTTTGCCTGGGGCGGAAGCTGATGCCGGACCTGGAACTGATTTTTATGCAATAAGCGAAGGGTATGTTTCAATTACCCCACTTCATTTGGATATGACGAATTACAAATTGTTCGATCAATTAGCTAACTGGCTCGATGGGATCAACATTCAATTTGCTTGA
- a CDS encoding peptidoglycan DD-metalloendopeptidase family protein, producing the protein MIVTFCKRFLCLFLIITLVGCGNNLAPVMESRWNPYWRHQKVYVVKRGDTLFSIAFRYDTDYITLARLNRINPPYSLRVGQVINLRGITPRHRQMARRPIQKRNYYIAPKTPARPAVIYSPANRYARSASGWIWPVSGRVVASFVPEQGKKGINIACKKGERVIAAASGVVAYAGSGLAGYGNLIIIKHNQGYLTAYGNNSRIMVSEGQHVKAGQIIAIAGVIDRKYTGVHFEIRRSGIPVNPLNYLPKG; encoded by the coding sequence ATGATAGTCACATTTTGCAAAAGATTTTTATGTCTTTTCCTCATTATAACTTTAGTAGGTTGCGGAAATAATTTAGCTCCCGTTATGGAATCTAGATGGAATCCATATTGGCGCCATCAAAAAGTGTATGTCGTGAAACGGGGAGACACCCTGTTTTCTATTGCATTTCGCTATGATACTGATTATATAACTCTAGCTCGCTTGAATCGTATTAATCCCCCTTATTCTTTGAGAGTAGGGCAAGTCATTAATTTGCGAGGCATTACTCCAAGACATAGACAAATGGCCCGTCGGCCAATTCAAAAGAGAAACTATTATATTGCACCCAAAACACCAGCACGGCCTGCTGTAATTTATTCGCCCGCAAATCGATATGCTCGCTCTGCTTCAGGTTGGATTTGGCCTGTGAGCGGACGTGTTGTTGCATCATTTGTTCCTGAGCAAGGTAAGAAAGGCATAAATATTGCATGTAAAAAAGGTGAGCGAGTAATTGCTGCGGCGAGTGGTGTGGTCGCTTATGCTGGAAGTGGTTTAGCTGGTTATGGTAATTTAATTATTATTAAACATAATCAGGGATATTTAACTGCGTATGGCAATAACTCACGAATTATGGTTTCTGAAGGACAACATGTAAAAGCAGGACAAATTATTGCAATAGCGGGTGTTATAGATCGCAAGTATACAGGTGTCCATTTTGAAATCAGAAGGTCGGGTATACCCGTCAATCCTTTGAATTATCTACCAAAAGGTTGA
- the rpoS gene encoding RNA polymerase sigma factor RpoS: MHEDDESIKEPELKDEDWSEPDDESLLIEEDIDALIEKGEEEVSEFPDFSDDIAFPSFRGKNAQKMMDATQLYLSEIGFSPLLSAEEEVHYATLALKGDVAARKKMIESNLRLVVKISRRYLNRGLPLLDLIEEGNLGLMKSVEKFDPKRGFRFSTYATWWIRQTIERAIMNQTRTIRLPIHVVKELNVYLRAARQLTQKLDHEPSPEEIAEMVDKPLEDVQKLLGLNDKVTSVDTPIGFDENKSLLDTIADENSVNPAELLTNENLRLHIESLLDKLTENQQQVIARRFGLRGFEKATLEDVGKEIDLTRERVRQIQVEALKTLRGLLEKMGLTQEDLF; encoded by the coding sequence ATGCACGAGGACGATGAGTCAATTAAAGAACCGGAACTTAAGGATGAAGATTGGTCTGAACCAGACGATGAATCGCTCTTAATAGAGGAGGACATTGATGCGCTTATTGAAAAAGGCGAAGAAGAAGTCTCCGAGTTTCCTGATTTTTCAGATGATATCGCGTTCCCTTCATTTCGGGGGAAAAATGCACAAAAAATGATGGATGCGACCCAGCTTTATTTAAGTGAAATTGGATTTTCTCCTTTGCTCAGCGCCGAAGAAGAGGTGCATTATGCAACTCTTGCTTTAAAAGGAGATGTTGCTGCTCGTAAAAAGATGATCGAATCCAATTTGCGTCTCGTAGTTAAAATTTCACGTCGCTATCTTAACCGGGGGCTACCTCTTCTTGATTTAATTGAAGAGGGAAATTTAGGCCTAATGAAATCAGTCGAGAAGTTTGATCCTAAACGTGGCTTTCGATTTTCAACTTATGCTACATGGTGGATTAGACAAACGATTGAGCGTGCTATTATGAATCAGACGCGCACAATCCGTTTACCCATACATGTGGTAAAAGAATTGAATGTATATCTTAGGGCTGCAAGACAGCTCACGCAAAAACTAGATCATGAACCCTCACCTGAAGAAATTGCAGAAATGGTAGATAAACCATTGGAAGATGTCCAAAAGCTGTTGGGTTTAAATGATAAAGTAACTTCTGTTGATACACCCATTGGCTTTGATGAAAATAAATCATTATTGGATACTATTGCTGATGAAAACAGCGTGAATCCCGCAGAGCTTCTAACTAACGAAAATTTACGCTTACATATAGAATCTTTATTGGATAAGCTGACTGAAAATCAACAACAAGTTATTGCAAGAAGATTTGGTTTAAGAGGGTTTGAAAAAGCCACGCTTGAAGATGTAGGTAAAGAAATTGATTTGACTCGAGAGCGCGTTCGTCAAATCCAAGTTGAAGCATTGAAAACATTGCGTGGCTTATTGGAAAAAATGGGATTAACGCAGGAAGATTTGTTTTAA
- a CDS encoding VirK family protein encodes MKKMILLILVVLTSSVRAEQLTTFMDIADTISQGKKITLVMNIQECSSQKMPVSSVIASVQPASFLIIDNDRITTSIKHFTLDNPIARGNPIFEFVKYNINSDGSISIKNTVMDAGNFKQLATYQLNCTLNKGFKVFS; translated from the coding sequence ATGAAGAAAATGATTTTATTGATTTTAGTTGTTTTAACATCAAGTGTTCGTGCAGAACAATTAACCACATTTATGGATATCGCTGATACAATCTCCCAAGGGAAAAAAATTACTTTAGTTATGAATATTCAAGAATGTAGCTCACAAAAAATGCCTGTGAGCTCTGTAATCGCCTCAGTACAACCAGCTTCTTTTCTTATTATTGATAACGATCGAATTACTACTTCAATAAAGCATTTTACTTTGGATAATCCTATTGCGCGCGGTAATCCCATCTTTGAATTTGTTAAATATAATATTAATTCAGATGGAAGCATTTCTATAAAAAATACTGTAATGGACGCTGGGAATTTTAAACAACTTGCAACGTATCAGCTTAATTGTACTTTAAATAAAGGATTTAAAGTTTTTAGTTGA
- the hmgA gene encoding homogentisate 1,2-dioxygenase has translation MYLQGFGNHHQTEAVPGALPSSQNSPQHCSLGLYAEQLSGTAFTRPRQNNLHSWLYRILPSVAQGTYQAYEMELFKPYHAEQSPNPLRWSPIELFNEEDFDFVDGMFHLAGSPHVNAYVYHCTRSMQNKYFANNDGEMLFVPYLGEVNLHTEFGKLNICPGMIAIIPRGVKFKMEVIGSETKGYLCENSGSPLTLPPLGVIGANGLANPRHFQYPIAAFEQGITQATLICKYQNKLWIAKCDHSPLNVVAWHGTYAPYCYDLSLFNTINTVSFDHPDPSIFTVLTSESDTPGVANLDFVIFPPRWMVAEHTFRPPYYHRNYMNELMGLVRGEYDAKKEGFLPGGVSIHNCMTPHGPDQVSYEQAIAQKLEPELYLNTLAFMFETRDAWKVTELAMRIPQMQKDYTDCWKGLKANFKYP, from the coding sequence GTGTATTTGCAGGGATTTGGTAATCATCATCAAACTGAAGCAGTTCCAGGCGCTTTACCCAGTAGCCAAAATTCACCACAACACTGTAGCTTAGGTCTTTATGCGGAACAATTAAGTGGAACTGCCTTTACTCGTCCAAGACAGAATAACTTACATAGCTGGCTATATCGCATATTACCTTCTGTGGCTCAAGGTACTTATCAAGCCTATGAAATGGAGCTGTTTAAACCCTATCATGCGGAACAATCTCCAAATCCCTTACGTTGGTCCCCAATTGAACTATTTAATGAAGAAGATTTTGACTTTGTTGATGGCATGTTTCATCTTGCCGGAAGCCCACATGTTAATGCATACGTTTATCACTGTACTCGATCCATGCAGAATAAATATTTTGCCAATAATGACGGAGAAATGCTTTTTGTTCCTTATTTGGGGGAAGTAAATCTACACACTGAGTTTGGAAAATTAAATATATGCCCAGGCATGATAGCTATTATCCCTCGGGGTGTTAAATTTAAAATGGAAGTCATTGGTAGCGAAACAAAGGGATATTTATGCGAAAATAGTGGTAGCCCACTTACTCTGCCGCCGTTAGGAGTTATAGGTGCAAATGGTTTAGCTAATCCACGGCATTTTCAATATCCCATTGCAGCGTTTGAACAAGGGATTACACAAGCAACTCTTATTTGTAAATATCAAAATAAATTATGGATAGCTAAATGTGATCACTCCCCTCTTAATGTAGTTGCCTGGCACGGTACTTATGCCCCTTATTGTTATGATCTAAGCTTGTTTAATACTATAAATACAGTTAGTTTTGATCATCCGGATCCTTCCATTTTTACCGTATTAACTTCCGAAAGTGATACACCCGGTGTAGCGAATTTAGATTTTGTCATTTTTCCTCCTCGCTGGATGGTTGCCGAACATACATTTAGACCTCCTTACTACCATCGAAATTATATGAATGAGCTCATGGGTCTTGTCCGTGGTGAATACGATGCCAAAAAAGAAGGGTTCTTGCCCGGCGGAGTAAGTATTCATAATTGCATGACACCCCATGGACCCGACCAAGTAAGTTATGAACAAGCGATAGCACAAAAATTAGAGCCTGAATTGTACTTGAATACCTTGGCTTTTATGTTTGAAACCAGAGATGCATGGAAGGTTACTGAGCTAGCAATGCGTATTCCGCAAATGCAAAAAGATTATACTGATTGCTGGAAAGGACTTAAAGCAAATTTTAAATACCCCTAA
- a CDS encoding YebC/PmpR family DNA-binding transcriptional regulator: protein MAGHSKWANIKFRKGVQDAKRGKIFTKLIREITVAARMGGGEESSNPRLRDAVKKALAANMKRDTIDNAIKRGVGGLEGETMMAMRYEGYGPGGVAVLVDCLSDNKNRTVSEVRHAFTKCGGNLGTDGSVSYLFNNQGEILMAPGQSEEQIMEIALDAGANDVSVDEGQIEVITPVEAYHSVLNALTEAGLDIEQSHLTMRAQTLVSIDDESAESLLKLIDMLEDLDDVQEVYSNAEFSTKLLESMN from the coding sequence ATGGCAGGTCATAGTAAGTGGGCAAATATTAAATTCCGTAAAGGAGTTCAAGACGCAAAACGTGGAAAAATATTCACTAAGTTAATTCGTGAAATTACCGTGGCGGCTCGTATGGGGGGAGGAGAGGAGTCTTCTAATCCAAGATTAAGGGATGCAGTTAAAAAAGCGCTTGCTGCAAATATGAAGCGCGACACAATTGATAATGCCATCAAGCGCGGAGTAGGCGGACTAGAAGGCGAAACAATGATGGCTATGCGTTATGAAGGCTATGGGCCAGGAGGAGTTGCAGTCCTCGTGGATTGTTTATCTGATAATAAAAATCGAACTGTATCTGAAGTACGTCATGCTTTCACTAAGTGCGGCGGCAATTTGGGGACCGATGGTTCAGTATCTTATCTCTTTAATAATCAAGGAGAGATTCTTATGGCCCCGGGACAGTCTGAAGAACAGATTATGGAAATTGCTCTAGATGCTGGCGCCAATGATGTTTCTGTGGATGAGGGTCAGATTGAAGTAATTACTCCTGTAGAAGCGTATCATAGTGTATTGAATGCGCTAACAGAAGCAGGTCTGGATATTGAGCAATCTCATTTAACCATGCGTGCACAAACTTTAGTTTCTATCGATGATGAATCAGCAGAAAGCCTCTTAAAATTAATCGATATGTTGGAAGACTTAGATGATGTTCAAGAAGTATATAGTAATGCTGAATTCTCAACAAAACTCTTAGAATCCATGAATTAA
- the ruvC gene encoding crossover junction endodeoxyribonuclease RuvC, translated as MTIILGIDPGSRITGYGLIKESDRKIEYVDSGCIRTTPEGELSQKLLQIYNGICQLMDHYSPTEVAIEQIFMHENPNSALKLGHARGVAMVAAASHRVKVSEYSAREIKQMVVGYGAAEKAQVSHMVVHLLALNKAPQKDAADALAIAICHSHMRHNLSSVIGRRGLRRRKR; from the coding sequence ATGACTATTATTTTAGGGATAGATCCCGGATCAAGGATTACAGGCTACGGTCTGATAAAAGAATCAGACCGTAAAATCGAGTACGTCGATAGTGGTTGCATCCGTACAACTCCGGAGGGTGAACTTAGCCAAAAATTACTGCAAATATATAATGGTATTTGTCAATTAATGGATCATTATTCGCCTACTGAAGTAGCTATCGAACAAATATTTATGCATGAAAATCCAAACTCAGCTCTAAAATTAGGGCATGCACGTGGGGTTGCTATGGTTGCTGCTGCATCTCATCGTGTTAAAGTGAGTGAATATTCGGCTCGAGAAATAAAGCAAATGGTGGTCGGTTACGGAGCTGCAGAAAAAGCACAAGTAAGTCATATGGTTGTGCATTTGCTTGCCCTTAATAAGGCGCCACAGAAAGATGCTGCCGATGCATTGGCCATAGCGATTTGCCATAGTCATATGCGTCATAATTTGTCCTCAGTAATTGGACGTCGAGGATTAAGGAGAAGAAAGAGATGA
- the ruvA gene encoding Holliday junction branch migration protein RuvA: MIGWLDGQIIDKHQPGKLVLNVHGVGYDVETSLNTFFQLDSLNGSVGLHIHTVVREDALLLYGFLERQERELFRALIKVNGIGPKLAMSILSSITPHEFVQCIQQENASILMKLPGIGKKTAERLVVEMRDSMKQFSGSTSVSPNKSIPIMSGQDEAVCALEALGYKPQEALKAVNKVNDSSKSCEQLIRDALQVLAAR; encoded by the coding sequence ATGATTGGTTGGTTGGATGGACAAATTATTGATAAACATCAACCAGGGAAATTGGTTCTTAATGTTCATGGTGTAGGATATGATGTCGAAACCTCATTAAATACCTTTTTTCAGCTGGATAGTTTAAATGGCTCAGTCGGGTTACATATACACACTGTAGTTCGTGAAGATGCCTTGCTTTTGTATGGTTTTTTGGAGAGACAAGAGAGAGAGCTATTTAGAGCGTTAATTAAAGTAAATGGTATTGGTCCAAAACTTGCTATGTCAATTCTTTCCAGTATTACTCCGCATGAGTTTGTTCAATGCATTCAACAAGAAAATGCTTCCATTTTGATGAAGTTACCTGGCATAGGCAAAAAAACCGCGGAGCGTTTGGTAGTTGAAATGCGCGATAGCATGAAGCAATTTTCTGGATCCACTTCGGTTTCCCCAAATAAATCGATTCCTATAATGAGTGGTCAAGATGAGGCAGTGTGTGCTTTAGAAGCATTGGGTTATAAGCCTCAGGAAGCATTAAAAGCAGTGAATAAAGTCAATGATAGCTCTAAAAGTTGTGAGCAACTTATCCGAGACGCATTGCAAGTTTTAGCAGCCCGCTAA
- a CDS encoding ATP-binding protein, whose translation MKSSIRKFLLINLLLAITITTTLTAIGNYYLDQKDIQDHLDSLMAVSALSYQALLGDDLHQRPLAKIQEALETIPQKIDTYYQKRFLNEEPPENYLDKFNFQVWTNGGKLLLHSSSAPKIPLTSEIDGFSDKKISTQDWRVFTTYNDKAGIRTVLAERYDTRNELGHRIAQDDLYIMLLTFPLSGLLIWIIIGRGLDSLDKVAEEVANRAPSHLEPVDLHEVPEEIKPVIDELNKLFFRLKEGFEREKRFAADAAHELRTPLAALKTQAQVALHSNDIEEKNQALQKLIASVNRSTHIVQQLLTMSRLVPEAAHMDEKDEVNLSRLTREILAMLAPAAVEKQIDLEFESDAENLTVYGNSTALGILIRNLVDNAIRYCNAHGRIIVRLAKLKNEIMLEVCDNGPGIPAELQSRVFERFFRVLGNKSPGSGLGLAIVQQISELHGGRLMLDTPKEGTGLIVRFFIPVQENK comes from the coding sequence GTGAAATCTTCTATAAGAAAGTTTCTCCTAATCAATCTATTGTTGGCCATTACTATAACGACCACATTAACTGCTATAGGTAACTATTATCTTGATCAAAAGGATATTCAAGATCACTTGGATAGTTTAATGGCCGTTTCGGCACTTTCGTATCAAGCATTACTAGGTGATGATCTCCATCAACGCCCTCTCGCGAAAATTCAAGAAGCCCTTGAAACAATTCCTCAAAAGATTGACACCTACTATCAAAAAAGATTTCTAAATGAAGAACCCCCGGAAAATTATCTGGATAAGTTTAATTTTCAGGTTTGGACCAATGGAGGAAAACTCTTATTGCATTCCTCTTCAGCCCCTAAAATTCCTTTAACTTCTGAAATTGACGGCTTTAGTGATAAAAAAATCTCCACTCAAGATTGGCGTGTCTTCACTACATACAATGATAAAGCAGGGATTCGTACCGTTCTAGCTGAGCGCTACGATACACGTAATGAACTAGGTCATAGAATTGCTCAAGATGACCTCTATATTATGCTTTTAACATTCCCATTATCTGGATTATTAATATGGATTATTATTGGACGAGGCTTAGATAGTCTGGATAAGGTTGCAGAGGAAGTAGCTAACCGCGCCCCCAGCCATCTTGAACCGGTTGATTTACACGAAGTTCCAGAAGAAATTAAACCCGTAATTGATGAATTAAATAAATTGTTTTTTAGGCTAAAAGAAGGATTTGAACGAGAAAAACGGTTTGCAGCAGATGCAGCGCATGAACTACGTACCCCACTTGCCGCTCTAAAAACACAAGCTCAGGTTGCGTTGCACTCTAATGATATTGAAGAAAAAAATCAGGCACTGCAAAAGCTTATTGCAAGTGTTAATCGCAGTACCCACATCGTTCAACAGTTACTTACAATGAGCCGACTTGTACCAGAAGCAGCGCACATGGACGAGAAAGATGAGGTTAACTTAAGCCGTTTAACTCGCGAAATACTTGCTATGCTTGCACCAGCTGCAGTAGAAAAACAAATCGATCTTGAATTTGAAAGTGACGCAGAAAATTTAACTGTTTATGGTAATTCCACTGCCTTGGGGATATTAATTCGTAACCTTGTTGATAATGCCATACGCTACTGTAATGCGCATGGAAGAATTATCGTACGTTTGGCAAAATTGAAGAATGAAATAATGCTTGAGGTCTGTGATAACGGACCAGGTATTCCAGCTGAATTACAATCACGTGTGTTTGAGCGTTTTTTCCGTGTCTTAGGAAACAAAAGTCCAGGAAGTGGTCTTGGCTTAGCAATAGTCCAGCAAATTTCTGAATTGCATGGGGGAAGACTTATGCTTGACACCCCTAAAGAGGGAACAGGCTTAATTGTAAGATTCTTTATACCTGTCCAAGAAAATAAATAA
- a CDS encoding response regulator, producing MRLLLVEDDELLGDAVKTGLTQFGYIVDWLKDGEAARAALKSESFELIILDLGLPKLSGLALLQSIRHDGNPTPVIILTARESVEDRVKGLDSGADDYLIKPFDLNELSARIRALVRRSQGRADSVLQYRNITLDPAAHSVFVDDVLVNVPRREFALLQKLLENSGQVLSREQLMQSIYGWEEDVDSNALEVHIHNLRKKLNANFIRTIRGVGYMAEKNDGIAVS from the coding sequence ATGAGACTATTGCTAGTAGAAGACGACGAATTACTGGGTGATGCGGTAAAAACCGGATTAACCCAATTTGGTTATATTGTGGATTGGCTTAAAGATGGTGAAGCAGCTCGAGCTGCTTTAAAATCTGAATCATTTGAGCTAATTATTCTAGATTTGGGATTACCCAAGTTATCTGGACTCGCATTATTACAAAGTATACGTCATGATGGCAATCCGACCCCAGTTATTATTTTAACTGCCCGAGAATCAGTTGAAGATCGTGTGAAAGGATTGGATAGTGGAGCAGATGATTACTTAATTAAGCCTTTCGATCTCAATGAACTTAGCGCGAGAATCAGAGCACTGGTCAGACGCTCACAAGGTCGGGCTGACTCCGTTCTGCAATACAGAAATATAACTCTGGATCCCGCAGCACACTCGGTATTCGTTGATGATGTTTTAGTTAATGTCCCACGTAGAGAATTTGCATTACTCCAGAAGCTTCTGGAAAACAGCGGTCAGGTTTTATCCCGCGAACAGCTCATGCAAAGTATATATGGTTGGGAAGAAGATGTAGATAGTAATGCACTGGAAGTTCATATACATAATTTACGTAAAAAACTTAATGCCAATTTTATTCGAACAATTAGAGGTGTAGGATATATGGCAGAAAAAAATGATGGTATTGCTGTATCGTGA
- a CDS encoding septation protein A yields MKLLFDFFPIVLFFIVYKFFGIYTATAIAMIASVSQVAFYRLKFQHYEKMHIISLAIIMILGGATLFFHNPWFIKWKPTGIYWLSALVFFSSGYIGSKPLIQKMMEANVTLPGRIWYRLNTAWVLFFILMGAVNIYVAYNFNTDAWVNFKLFGGVGFTLLFVLIQAFYLTKHMDETGLEKQ; encoded by the coding sequence ATGAAATTACTATTTGATTTTTTTCCTATAGTTTTATTTTTTATAGTATACAAATTTTTTGGTATCTATACTGCGACGGCTATTGCAATGATAGCCTCTGTGAGTCAGGTCGCTTTTTACAGATTAAAATTCCAGCATTATGAAAAAATGCATATTATCAGCCTTGCAATAATTATGATTTTGGGAGGAGCTACTCTCTTTTTCCATAACCCCTGGTTTATTAAGTGGAAGCCAACCGGTATTTATTGGCTCTCAGCTTTAGTCTTTTTTAGTTCGGGTTACATTGGCAGCAAACCATTGATCCAAAAAATGATGGAGGCCAATGTAACGCTACCTGGAAGGATCTGGTATAGACTGAATACAGCGTGGGTATTGTTTTTTATTTTAATGGGAGCCGTAAATATTTACGTTGCCTATAATTTTAATACGGATGCCTGGGTGAACTTTAAGTTATTTGGTGGGGTTGGTTTTACTCTGCTTTTTGTACTAATTCAAGCTTTTTATCTAACAAAACACATGGATGAGACTGGCCTTGAAAAACAATAG